A genomic segment from Thermogemmatispora onikobensis encodes:
- a CDS encoding DUF2249 domain-containing protein — protein sequence MSDNLAETLDVRTIVPRERHPLIFSRLEALQPGSALRLINDHDPAPLRYQLLAEYPETFDWIPEQQGPEEWIIRIVKRAG from the coding sequence ATGAGCGACAACCTTGCCGAAACACTCGACGTACGCACGATCGTGCCCCGTGAGCGTCATCCCCTCATTTTCAGTCGCCTGGAGGCGCTGCAGCCGGGCAGTGCGCTGCGCCTCATCAACGACCACGATCCCGCCCCGCTGCGCTATCAATTGCTGGCCGAATATCCAGAGACTTTCGACTGGATACCGGAGCAACAGGGACCAGAGGAGTGGATTATTCGCATTGTCAAGCGCGCTGGCTGA
- a CDS encoding metal-sulfur cluster assembly factor: MATMLDEEAIERVKREIYEALHEVDDPELGVNLVDLGLIYGIQLTPEGFVTIRMTLTTPGCPMHESLADGVGAALARIPELTGGEIELVWEPRWTPERLTPEGRRLLGLA, encoded by the coding sequence ATGGCGACAATGCTTGATGAGGAGGCTATCGAACGGGTCAAGCGCGAGATTTATGAAGCGCTGCACGAGGTAGATGATCCCGAGCTCGGGGTCAATCTGGTCGATCTCGGCTTGATCTATGGTATCCAGTTGACGCCCGAGGGCTTTGTGACGATCCGCATGACCCTCACTACGCCCGGCTGCCCCATGCATGAGTCTCTGGCGGACGGCGTCGGGGCGGCGCTGGCCCGTATTCCCGAGCTAACGGGTGGCGAGATCGAACTGGTCTGGGAACCACGCTGGACACCTGAGCGCCTGACCCCCGAAGGAAGGCGCCTGTTGGGCCTGGCCTGA